Proteins encoded by one window of Clostridium cagae:
- a CDS encoding ribonuclease J yields MENITEKNLKSYKPKKVSLKNKPKLKIIPLGGLGEIGKNITAFEYGDEIIVIDCGLAFPDEDLYGIDIIIPDVTYLIRNKNRVKGFFITHGHEDHIGGIPYVLQQINVPVYATKLTLALIESKLEEHHMLNDCKLNLVEVGESVKLKNFNVEFIRNNHSIPEACSIAMHTPMGIIVHSGDFKIDFTPIDGHVMNLQRYAELGKKGVLLLMADSTNALHKGYTMSEKTVGETLNGLFSKATGRVIVSTFASNVHRLQQISDCSIKNKRKIAFSGRSMEKISEIAMNLGYLSIPKEMIVSLDEIKNCPNDQITIVTTGSQGESMAALSRIAASTHKYIEIQRGDMVIISASPIPGNEKAVSNLINDLTEKGANVIYKTIEDIHVSGHACEQELRVIQSLLKPKFFIPVHGEYKHLITHAKIAQSMGLDENNIFLLDTGDIFELSRNKGKVVGKVPSGRVLIDGLGIGDVGNMVLRDRKNLAEDGIITVVVAIDRRNKVILSGPDIVSRGFVYVRNSEDLINNVRRIVTKVVEKCLDDNITQWAEIKNSIRREVDSFVYTTMKRKPMILPVIVEI; encoded by the coding sequence GTGGAAAATATTACAGAAAAAAATTTAAAGAGTTATAAACCAAAGAAGGTTTCATTGAAAAATAAGCCGAAATTAAAAATAATTCCATTAGGTGGACTTGGAGAAATAGGAAAGAATATTACAGCATTTGAATATGGTGATGAAATAATTGTTATAGATTGTGGTTTAGCGTTTCCGGATGAAGATCTTTATGGAATTGACATCATAATTCCTGATGTTACATATTTAATAAGGAATAAAAATAGAGTAAAAGGCTTTTTTATAACTCATGGTCATGAAGATCATATAGGAGGTATACCTTATGTACTGCAACAAATTAATGTTCCAGTATATGCAACTAAATTAACATTGGCATTAATTGAAAGTAAATTAGAAGAACATCATATGTTAAATGATTGCAAATTAAATCTTGTTGAAGTTGGTGAAAGTGTAAAACTGAAGAATTTCAATGTGGAATTTATTAGAAATAATCATAGTATTCCAGAGGCATGTTCGATAGCTATGCACACCCCAATGGGAATTATTGTTCATAGTGGAGATTTTAAGATCGATTTTACACCTATAGATGGTCATGTGATGAATCTTCAAAGATATGCAGAACTTGGAAAAAAAGGCGTATTGTTATTGATGGCGGATAGTACTAATGCATTGCATAAAGGATATACAATGTCAGAAAAAACAGTTGGAGAAACATTAAATGGACTTTTCAGTAAAGCGACAGGTAGAGTTATAGTATCTACTTTTGCATCAAATGTTCATAGACTTCAACAAATCAGTGATTGCTCTATAAAAAACAAAAGAAAGATAGCTTTTAGTGGTAGAAGTATGGAGAAAATATCAGAAATCGCAATGAATTTAGGTTATTTATCTATACCAAAAGAAATGATAGTATCATTAGATGAAATAAAAAATTGTCCAAATGACCAAATTACTATTGTAACAACAGGTAGCCAAGGTGAATCAATGGCAGCGCTTTCTAGAATAGCAGCTTCTACTCATAAATATATAGAAATACAAAGAGGCGATATGGTTATAATTTCAGCATCTCCAATACCGGGAAATGAGAAAGCTGTATCTAACTTAATAAATGATTTGACAGAAAAGGGTGCTAATGTAATATATAAAACTATAGAAGACATACATGTTTCGGGCCATGCATGTGAACAAGAACTTAGAGTAATTCAAAGTTTATTAAAGCCTAAATTCTTTATTCCTGTACATGGAGAATACAAGCATTTAATTACTCATGCTAAAATTGCTCAAAGTATGGGGCTTGATGAAAATAACATATTTTTATTAGATACAGGTGATATATTTGAATTATCAAGAAATAAAGGTAAAGTTGTTGGTAAAGTACCATCTGGAAGAGTACTTATAGATGGTCTTGGAATCGGTGATGTGGGAAATATGGTATTACGAGATAGAAAGAATTTAGCAGAAGATGGTATTATAACTGTAGTAGTAGCAATAGATAGGAGAAATAAAGTAATATTATCAGGACCTGATATAGTATCAAGGGGCTTTGTATATGTGAGAAATTCAGAGGATCTAATTAATAATGTAAGACGAATTGTTACTAAAGTGGTAGAAAAATGTTTAGATGATAATATAACACAATGGGCAGAAATTAAAAATAGTATAAGAAGAGAAGTTGATAGTTTTGTATACACTACAATGAAAAGAAAACCTATGATATTACCAGTAATTGTAGAAATATAA
- a CDS encoding dynamin family protein yields the protein MNKDNYILDTIEEIKSILEHNEYRKNRYSNDVEWLNQRKKQIKSNIIRIAIMGITSSGKSTLVNSLLGEKLLPVAILPSSSIIITVSKGEKRQATIYFKDKSPEVYDGTDLNMEVISKYADENRNSNNKFNVAQIDIKSPNFLLDDNIQLIDSPGLDAYNLEMHEKLTLEILLPTIDICVFLTTVKANSDAINLEKIKIVNDKKKQIILVQNMIDSIEEKIGKYGIVEENKDIILDKHKKRAEILLEKATSNRWVDIIQISSLNALNGRVGNNKNLYNESNLEGFIKSIYSCVKNITPKLNAQRQGSIVERIGNIIDTDKEIIDGSNLEDTSYIKEILNDIDDLNYDFRVSRDKITSKINLIDKITLNTIEEINESDSKEISSYLDIVENINNKSKKIENQILSIVRECEEKKKEIYEKLNIDIRFSYSLPSMENEDVYVKHKYEEKVKLIKKDGFFNAGKRILSDIFETDWGYEKQEYDEKVVDKDATILMVKKVCSESSRKYMSILYDWSEQYSNSLSLFYSEISKIEEEFKKKKEQNIELYDIDNVIKGLKLIRNKLKNKYNNIEEISLTLDEEIINKDEEKNLNIEEIELTNISYNLYKLSNEIVKKSYSMISSYIEERVFSISKKQVHQIFWTWDLEATAKFISRMHEIYLNNEELEIIKKHGIYILNNITIVYELSQNKLETDKVLNIDSSKEYNMYLLFNGIQIGSSEKQILENINLKNIVLKNNIMINLVIDSSREFINANNIKEILIATYSFKKKLKNRIANSKIGYVLVNAKNPIYNLALIEGQENNGFLLSQYKDIKTKLFGNILSRGNEEKQTLEEILSYFLK from the coding sequence ATGAATAAAGATAACTATATATTAGATACAATTGAAGAGATAAAAAGTATACTAGAACATAATGAATACAGAAAAAATAGATATAGTAATGATGTTGAATGGTTAAATCAACGTAAAAAACAAATAAAAAGCAATATAATAAGAATTGCTATTATGGGGATAACAAGCAGTGGGAAATCAACATTAGTAAATTCATTGCTTGGAGAAAAGCTATTACCAGTAGCTATTTTACCAAGCTCAAGTATAATAATAACAGTTTCTAAAGGTGAAAAGAGACAGGCTACTATATACTTTAAAGATAAATCTCCAGAAGTTTATGATGGTACTGATTTAAATATGGAAGTTATATCTAAGTATGCCGATGAAAATAGAAATTCTAATAATAAATTTAATGTAGCTCAGATTGATATAAAGTCACCTAACTTTTTATTAGATGATAATATTCAGTTAATAGATAGTCCAGGTTTAGATGCTTATAATTTAGAAATGCATGAAAAATTAACTTTAGAGATTCTATTACCAACAATAGATATTTGCGTATTTTTAACTACTGTTAAAGCTAATAGCGATGCAATTAATTTAGAAAAAATAAAAATAGTAAATGATAAAAAGAAGCAAATAATATTAGTTCAAAACATGATAGATTCTATAGAAGAAAAGATAGGTAAATATGGAATTGTTGAAGAAAATAAAGATATCATATTAGACAAGCATAAAAAAAGAGCAGAAATATTATTAGAAAAAGCAACAAGCAATAGATGGGTTGATATTATTCAAATTTCTTCTCTCAATGCTTTAAATGGAAGAGTAGGAAATAACAAAAATTTATATAATGAATCTAATCTTGAAGGTTTTATAAAGTCTATATATAGTTGTGTTAAAAACATTACCCCAAAACTAAATGCTCAAAGGCAAGGGAGTATTGTTGAAAGAATTGGCAACATAATTGATACTGATAAAGAAATCATAGATGGAAGCAATTTAGAAGATACAAGTTATATAAAAGAAATACTTAATGATATTGATGATCTTAATTATGATTTTAGGGTATCTAGAGATAAAATAACATCTAAGATTAATCTAATAGACAAGATAACACTTAATACAATAGAAGAAATAAATGAGTCAGATTCCAAGGAAATAAGTAGCTATTTAGATATAGTAGAAAATATAAATAACAAGAGTAAAAAGATAGAAAATCAAATTTTAAGTATTGTACGAGAGTGCGAAGAAAAGAAAAAAGAAATATATGAAAAATTAAATATTGATATTAGATTTTCATACTCATTACCTAGTATGGAAAATGAAGATGTATATGTTAAGCATAAATACGAAGAGAAAGTAAAGCTTATAAAAAAGGATGGTTTTTTTAATGCAGGAAAGAGAATTTTATCAGATATATTTGAGACTGACTGGGGATATGAAAAACAAGAATATGATGAAAAAGTAGTAGATAAAGACGCCACTATACTTATGGTTAAAAAAGTATGCAGTGAAAGTAGTAGAAAATACATGAGCATACTTTATGATTGGAGCGAACAGTATAGTAATTCATTAAGCCTTTTTTATAGTGAAATAAGCAAAATAGAAGAAGAGTTTAAAAAGAAGAAAGAACAAAACATAGAACTTTATGATATAGACAATGTTATAAAAGGTTTAAAACTTATAAGAAATAAGTTGAAAAATAAATATAATAATATAGAAGAGATATCATTAACATTAGATGAAGAAATAATCAATAAAGATGAAGAAAAGAATTTAAATATAGAGGAAATAGAGTTGACGAATATTTCTTATAATCTTTATAAATTAAGTAATGAAATAGTTAAAAAAAGCTATTCCATGATAAGTAGTTATATAGAAGAGAGAGTTTTTTCAATATCTAAAAAACAAGTTCATCAAATATTTTGGACCTGGGACTTAGAGGCTACAGCTAAATTTATTTCTAGAATGCATGAGATATATTTAAATAATGAAGAACTTGAAATTATAAAAAAACACGGAATATATATTTTGAACAATATAACTATAGTATATGAATTATCTCAAAATAAACTGGAAACAGACAAAGTATTGAATATTGATTCTTCAAAAGAATATAATATGTATTTACTTTTTAATGGAATTCAAATAGGTAGTTCAGAAAAACAAATACTTGAAAATATTAATCTTAAAAATATAGTTTTAAAGAATAATATTATGATAAATTTGGTTATAGATTCTAGTAGAGAATTTATAAATGCTAATAATATAAAAGAGATACTTATAGCCACTTATTCGTTTAAGAAAAAATTAAAAAATAGAATAGCTAATTCTAAAATTGGCTATGTATTAGTTAATGCTAAAAATCCTATTTATAATTTAGCATTAATAGAGGGTCAAGAAAATAATGGATTTTTATTAAGTCAATATAAAGATATAAAAACTAAGTTGTTTGGAAATATATTATCTCGTGGTAATGAAGAAAAACAAACATTAGAAGAAATATTGAGTTATTTTTTAAAGTAA
- a CDS encoding dynamin family protein → MKYVDLINDSRFNFLLEKYLNKDNTVNYIEYFNHFIDNLNDKEIIIPVLGIQGAGKSSFLNSILMEDNILPTDVDETTCVPVEVRYGEDTEKAIVHFLDKECKEIKLCNLEKYVHNDYNMANELKVSKIILYNKSDVLKNNVVLVDLPGVGSLTPENQRTTLDYVNKLVSGIFMLRTNPPITRTERNFINALWPKLSNTIFVQNKWNDENDEDALEAKEHNEYVLNSICEEHNESKEINVNVVNVYEAVKGKFTKDDALYKDSGIVSVIENIGNVSKEYNIGLEKSLNSKIVGALENINYNIEEYKTLCLNEKKQNDLNKEEKIKEIKSILLDNKKNFRRIRAYAYDEMEKIIDYASGIIKEKITNLRANLKGIINRGIVDGERLSSIYKELSDKAINDIMDEVLDKTSELIKNLNKELNGITIKGFYGDYENISFFNKESEFKFEKSLPSLLGVSGGVIGALGTVGALGGPLGILVGMGIGMAFSLIGDFVRKEILETRANYTLRDLEPMVEDLENYLKEEILDDLRAKQQDMDDSIKDLRKNLENSFKDDIQIIEKQYDYTYSENNILEFEDDLKILNEVKEDVGLI, encoded by the coding sequence ATGAAATATGTAGATTTAATAAATGATTCTAGATTTAATTTTTTATTAGAGAAATATCTTAATAAAGATAATACTGTAAATTACATAGAGTATTTTAATCATTTTATTGATAATTTAAATGACAAAGAAATAATAATACCTGTATTAGGTATTCAAGGTGCCGGAAAAAGTAGCTTTCTTAATTCTATTTTAATGGAAGATAATATATTGCCAACAGATGTTGATGAAACAACTTGTGTGCCTGTTGAAGTAAGATATGGAGAGGATACTGAAAAAGCTATAGTACATTTTTTAGACAAAGAATGTAAAGAAATAAAATTATGTAATTTAGAAAAGTATGTTCATAATGACTATAATATGGCAAATGAGCTTAAGGTATCTAAGATAATCTTATATAATAAAAGTGATGTATTAAAAAATAATGTAGTCCTTGTTGATCTTCCAGGTGTTGGTAGTTTAACACCTGAAAATCAAAGAACTACATTAGACTATGTAAATAAATTAGTTTCTGGAATATTTATGTTAAGGACAAACCCTCCAATTACAAGAACTGAAAGAAATTTTATAAATGCTTTATGGCCTAAATTATCAAATACTATTTTTGTTCAAAATAAGTGGAATGATGAAAATGATGAAGATGCACTTGAGGCAAAAGAGCATAATGAATATGTTTTAAATAGTATTTGTGAGGAACATAACGAAAGCAAAGAAATTAATGTGAATGTGGTGAATGTTTACGAAGCTGTGAAAGGTAAATTTACTAAAGATGATGCACTTTATAAAGATTCAGGAATAGTAAGTGTTATAGAGAATATAGGAAATGTATCTAAAGAATATAATATAGGTTTGGAAAAGTCTTTAAATTCAAAAATAGTAGGGGCATTAGAAAATATTAATTATAATATAGAAGAATACAAGACATTATGTTTAAATGAAAAAAAACAAAATGATTTAAATAAAGAAGAAAAGATTAAAGAAATAAAATCTATACTGCTAGATAATAAAAAGAACTTTAGAAGAATTAGAGCTTATGCATATGATGAAATGGAAAAAATTATTGATTATGCGTCAGGTATTATAAAAGAAAAAATAACAAATTTAAGAGCTAATTTAAAGGGTATAATAAATAGAGGAATTGTAGATGGAGAAAGATTAAGTTCAATATACAAAGAGTTATCTGATAAAGCTATAAATGATATTATGGATGAAGTATTAGATAAAACAAGTGAATTAATAAAAAATCTTAACAAAGAATTAAATGGAATAACAATAAAAGGTTTTTATGGTGATTATGAAAATATATCATTTTTTAACAAAGAAAGTGAATTTAAATTTGAAAAGTCGCTGCCATCATTATTAGGGGTTTCAGGTGGAGTAATAGGGGCACTTGGAACTGTAGGAGCATTAGGTGGTCCTCTTGGGATACTTGTTGGAATGGGAATTGGAATGGCATTTTCTTTGATAGGCGATTTTGTTCGTAAGGAAATACTAGAAACTAGAGCAAATTATACATTACGAGACTTAGAGCCTATGGTTGAAGATTTAGAGAATTACTTAAAAGAAGAAATACTTGATGATTTAAGAGCAAAACAACAAGATATGGATGATTCAATAAAAGATTTAAGAAAGAATTTAGAAAATAGCTTTAAAGATGATATTCAAATTATAGAGAAACAATATGACTATACATATAGTGAAAATAATATATTAGAATTTGAAGATGACTTAAAAATACTAAATGAAGTCAAAGAAGATGTAGGGTTAATTTAA
- a CDS encoding dynamin family protein, which produces MNNFERCISRQKSIDSIVKTLGNDDITEKNFLVKDKIMNPSHYVVMLGETSSGKSTLINGLFKDKILLESVKPTTGVVTEVVISGEEEEQLIAVNKDSSTKVIDKDIFDKLLVNYNKDLHKLKYVGKANNSKYNGMRIFDTPGYGSLVEYHEESLKSFIPQSDFIVYVVSYKVGIGDDDFQFLKYVGEIISEDVEVILAINMCPKDISEDNKRILEIKKGVNKCIKKDAKTFFIESNKEKHPDTSMLWEYVYERVNDEDKKEELANSLKNYQDYILNECNIKINSKVANVESKKEGIEERLNILGEFLDRKHEILTTIDRGFTKIKVSSIKLIDKSAIDVKNKITEYVHDESKWTKKEETYTLMQSYYVPNLINEETETLMRDIESEIILLDKSIEEILKEAIAKLEEKIKVSIPSYTEVIEGVLEQHIGDEIQQATGEMFRKATSKEDKDSISNPEDINLNKLGHIVDAKSYKHTHENLKYLLKAIKASSIKAITKYLTVFTESVFYLYDSLTWQKKINEISLKAIDNWAEDVEMSIRRYLDSLRETNKDEIMSLFDALNEEFKEDEKKLEDISGEELIRLKKEIEFLLHRCLYMAMNK; this is translated from the coding sequence ATGAATAATTTTGAAAGATGTATAAGTAGACAAAAGAGTATTGATTCAATTGTTAAAACTTTAGGAAATGATGATATTACTGAAAAGAATTTTTTAGTTAAAGATAAAATAATGAATCCTTCACATTATGTTGTTATGCTTGGAGAAACAAGCTCAGGAAAAAGTACATTAATAAATGGATTATTTAAAGATAAAATTTTATTAGAAAGTGTTAAACCAACAACGGGAGTTGTTACTGAAGTTGTTATATCTGGCGAAGAGGAAGAACAATTAATAGCTGTAAATAAGGATTCTAGCACAAAGGTTATAGATAAAGATATCTTTGATAAGTTGTTAGTAAATTATAATAAGGATTTACATAAGCTTAAATATGTTGGAAAAGCTAATAATTCTAAATATAATGGTATGAGAATTTTTGATACTCCAGGTTATGGTTCACTTGTAGAATATCACGAGGAATCATTAAAAAGCTTTATTCCACAAAGTGATTTTATTGTATATGTAGTATCTTATAAAGTTGGAATTGGTGATGATGACTTTCAATTTTTAAAATATGTTGGAGAAATAATCAGTGAAGATGTAGAAGTTATTTTAGCTATTAATATGTGTCCAAAGGATATATCAGAAGATAATAAGAGGATATTAGAAATAAAAAAAGGTGTCAATAAATGCATAAAAAAAGATGCTAAGACATTTTTCATAGAAAGTAATAAGGAAAAACATCCTGATACATCTATGCTTTGGGAATATGTATATGAAAGAGTTAATGATGAGGATAAAAAAGAAGAACTTGCTAACAGTTTAAAAAATTATCAAGATTATATATTAAATGAATGTAATATAAAGATTAATTCTAAGGTGGCTAATGTAGAATCTAAAAAAGAAGGTATAGAAGAAAGATTAAATATACTAGGAGAATTTTTAGATAGAAAACATGAAATATTAACAACTATAGATAGAGGATTTACAAAGATAAAAGTAAGTTCAATTAAGCTTATAGATAAATCTGCAATAGATGTGAAAAATAAAATTACTGAATATGTTCACGATGAAAGTAAATGGACTAAAAAAGAAGAGACTTATACATTAATGCAAAGTTATTATGTTCCTAATTTAATAAATGAAGAAACAGAAACTTTAATGCGAGATATTGAAAGTGAAATAATACTTTTAGATAAAAGTATTGAAGAAATACTAAAAGAAGCTATAGCTAAATTAGAAGAGAAGATAAAGGTAAGTATTCCATCTTACACAGAAGTTATAGAAGGTGTATTAGAACAACACATAGGAGATGAAATACAACAAGCAACTGGAGAAATGTTTAGAAAGGCAACTTCAAAAGAAGATAAAGATAGTATAAGCAATCCAGAAGATATAAATTTAAATAAATTAGGTCATATAGTAGATGCAAAATCATATAAACATACACATGAAAATTTAAAGTATTTATTAAAGGCTATAAAAGCTTCTTCAATCAAGGCTATCACTAAGTATCTAACTGTTTTTACTGAATCTGTATTTTACTTATACGATTCATTAACATGGCAAAAGAAGATAAATGAGATTTCATTAAAAGCCATAGACAATTGGGCAGAAGATGTAGAAATGTCTATAAGAAGATACTTAGATTCTTTAAGAGAAACTAATAAAGACGAGATAATGTCTTTATTTGATGCATTAAATGAAGAATTTAAAGAAGATGAAAAGAAGCTAGAAGATATTAGCGGAGAAGAATTAATAAGACTAAAAAAAGAAATAGAATTCTTATTGCATAGATGTCTTTATATGGCAATGAATAAGTAA
- a CDS encoding DegT/DnrJ/EryC1/StrS family aminotransferase, giving the protein MTKIKNIPFSPPDITEEEIEAVSNVLRSGWITSGPQLAKFEEGIEKYCNVNKALALNSATAAMELVLKVFDIKEGDEVITTPYTYTATSSVSIHRGIKPVYVDVKKDTFEMDIDKVAEKITDKTKVIMPVDIAGVPFDYDGLKNVLKEKNREDIIILCDSAHSFGAKYKGERVGSQCNFHSFSFHAVKNLTTAEGGAVTFNDNTFGNHEDLQKYMRFTAMHGQSKDALTKLKAGAWEYDIINDGLKCNMTDISAAIGLVQLKRYEDMLEKRRAIFKVYSDILSKEDFSIIPFTKDDNGTETSYHLYLYRVKGFNEAKRNEAISRLAEKGIATNVHYKPLPMLTLYKNLGYDIKDYPNAYAQYENEISLPVYTKLSLEDAEYVAREVVKVIKELI; this is encoded by the coding sequence ATGACTAAAATAAAGAATATACCTTTTTCACCACCAGATATAACTGAAGAAGAAATTGAAGCAGTTTCTAATGTATTAAGATCAGGATGGATAACCTCAGGACCTCAACTTGCTAAATTCGAAGAAGGAATAGAAAAATATTGTAATGTTAATAAGGCTTTAGCATTAAACAGTGCAACAGCTGCAATGGAATTAGTGCTTAAGGTTTTTGATATAAAAGAAGGAGACGAAGTTATAACTACTCCTTATACTTATACAGCTACTTCAAGTGTTTCTATACATAGAGGGATTAAACCAGTATATGTTGATGTAAAAAAGGATACATTTGAAATGGATATAGATAAAGTAGCAGAAAAGATAACTGATAAAACAAAAGTTATTATGCCAGTTGATATTGCTGGAGTACCTTTTGATTATGATGGACTTAAAAATGTCTTAAAAGAAAAAAATAGAGAGGATATAATAATACTTTGTGATTCTGCACATTCCTTTGGAGCTAAATACAAAGGTGAAAGAGTTGGATCTCAATGTAATTTCCATTCTTTCTCATTTCATGCAGTTAAGAACTTAACTACAGCAGAAGGTGGAGCAGTTACTTTTAATGATAATACTTTTGGAAATCATGAAGATTTACAAAAATATATGAGATTTACAGCTATGCACGGTCAATCAAAGGATGCATTAACAAAGCTTAAAGCTGGAGCATGGGAATATGATATCATTAATGATGGATTAAAGTGTAATATGACAGATATAAGTGCAGCAATAGGTTTAGTTCAACTTAAGAGATATGAAGATATGTTGGAAAAGAGAAGAGCTATCTTTAAAGTATACAGTGATATATTATCAAAAGAAGATTTTTCAATAATACCATTTACTAAAGATGATAATGGTACAGAAACTTCTTATCATCTATATCTTTATAGAGTTAAAGGATTCAATGAAGCTAAGAGAAATGAAGCAATAAGCAGATTAGCAGAAAAGGGAATAGCAACAAACGTTCATTATAAGCCACTTCCAATGCTAACACTTTATAAAAATCTTGGATATGATATAAAAGATTATCCAAATGCTTATGCACAATATGAAAATGAAATTTCTCTTCCTGTATATACAAAATTATCTCTAGAAGATGCTGAATATGTAGCAAGAGAAGTTGTAAAAGTTATTAAAGAATTAATATAG
- a CDS encoding MerR family transcriptional regulator, translating into MKIGEFAKRSGVTVKTLLHYDKIGLLKPSEKTEVGYRIYCEDDFLRLQQITTLKFIGISLSEIAHILNESGENLESMVKIQKRALEEKKRHIDAVIEIFNNAENTAKQKGFLDVNNLVNIIKITNMQNSIKEQYNSDENLNLRTNLHSYNINKIDWDKWCFQKMNLIKCSKILELGCGVGKLWIKNQDFIDENSEIILSDFSPNMLKCAKNNLENLDCKFKYKKINAEDIPYDDESFDVVIAEHMLYFVTDIEKALSEIKRVLKPNGIFYVTTNSCNSMIELNKLAEKFDPNLDINNNGLSSRFDLENGEKMLKKYFNNIESEILEGKIILDKAEPVVSYKASTIQGNSILVGKKREEFTKYLEKYIEENKNIEITTKAGIFKASK; encoded by the coding sequence TTGAAAATAGGGGAGTTTGCTAAAAGGTCTGGAGTTACTGTAAAAACACTTTTGCATTATGATAAAATAGGGCTTCTTAAGCCATCTGAAAAAACAGAAGTTGGTTACAGAATTTATTGTGAAGATGATTTTTTAAGGCTTCAACAAATAACTACTCTAAAGTTTATTGGAATATCATTAAGTGAGATAGCCCATATATTAAATGAAAGTGGAGAAAATTTAGAAAGTATGGTAAAAATCCAAAAAAGGGCTTTAGAAGAAAAGAAAAGACACATAGATGCTGTTATAGAAATATTTAATAATGCTGAAAATACTGCGAAACAAAAAGGTTTTTTAGATGTTAACAATTTAGTAAACATTATAAAGATAACAAATATGCAAAATAGCATAAAGGAGCAGTATAATAGCGATGAAAATTTGAACTTGAGAACCAATCTTCATAGTTATAATATAAATAAGATTGATTGGGACAAGTGGTGTTTTCAAAAAATGAATTTAATTAAATGCTCAAAAATATTAGAATTAGGGTGTGGAGTAGGAAAGCTATGGATAAAAAATCAGGATTTTATAGATGAAAATTCTGAAATTATTTTATCGGATTTTTCTCCAAATATGTTAAAGTGCGCTAAAAATAATTTAGAAAATTTAGATTGTAAGTTCAAGTATAAAAAGATAAATGCAGAAGATATTCCTTATGATGATGAAAGCTTTGATGTTGTTATTGCAGAACATATGCTTTATTTTGTTACTGATATAGAAAAAGCATTAAGTGAAATAAAAAGAGTTTTAAAACCTAATGGTATTTTTTACGTAACTACTAATTCATGTAATTCTATGATTGAATTAAATAAATTAGCTGAGAAATTTGATCCTAATTTAGATATTAATAATAATGGTCTTTCCTCTAGATTTGACTTAGAAAATGGAGAAAAAATGCTAAAGAAATATTTTAATAATATTGAATCGGAGATATTAGAAGGAAAAATAATACTAGATAAAGCAGAGCCAGTTGTATCATATAAGGCATCAACAATTCAAGGTAATTCCATACTTGTTGGCAAAAAAAGAGAAGAATTTACGAAGTATTTAGAAAAATATATTGAAGAAAATAAAAATATAGAAATAACAACAAAGGCGGGAATATTTAAGGCTTCAAAGTGA
- a CDS encoding DnaJ domain-containing protein has protein sequence MKNYYKILGVSESSNKDEIKKAFRNLAKKYHPDKNKDNKDAIEMFQQINEAYEILSNESSREEYDRKLNQNSSNRQKNESKNNGEKSQAKTKENFNKGDALNDLNQYFESFFGFKASSNDVDGSKIKKDSKNPIDTSKIFNNFFNVKK, from the coding sequence GTGAAAAATTATTATAAGATACTTGGAGTTTCAGAAAGTTCTAATAAAGATGAAATAAAAAAAGCTTTTAGAAACTTAGCCAAAAAGTATCATCCAGATAAAAACAAAGATAATAAAGATGCAATAGAAATGTTTCAACAAATTAATGAGGCATATGAAATTTTAAGTAATGAATCATCTAGAGAAGAATATGATAGAAAGTTAAATCAAAATAGTTCTAATAGACAAAAAAATGAAAGCAAAAATAATGGTGAAAAATCACAAGCAAAAACCAAAGAAAATTTTAATAAAGGTGATGCTTTAAATGACTTAAATCAATATTTTGAAAGCTTTTTTGGCTTTAAAGCAAGTAGTAATGATGTTGATGGAAGCAAAATAAAAAAAGATAGTAAAAATCCTATTGATACAAGTAAGATATTTAATAATTTCTTTAATGTAAAGAAATAA